TTCCATTGTCTAATTTATCATCTTTATCGGCTTTTATGAAAAAAAAGTCAACGTGGTGGGCATTTCCCAGGGAGTCGTAAACCGTTAAAGCTGTTGAAAATCCGTAGGAATTGGGATTCTTAGGGTCAAACCCTTCCTTGTTTATGAAAGAAACAGCTTTAGGAAGCTGAGTATTAAGGACGGTTTTGGAAAAGTCTATTTTTAGCGTATCGTTGTTACCATCTCCATCTAAATCTTTGTTAAGTGAAAGTTCAAAGACCGCGTCTACGTCTTGTGTTTCATCATAGTTTTTGATGCTAACTATGCTACCGTTACCGTCAAAGGTTATAACTTTCCTAGTTGTGTTGCCCGAGTCTGCAGGATCCTTTCCTACGTCAGCCCACCATTTTGAACTGATGAGTTCGTTTGCAAGAATGTTCATAATATCACTAAGGCCGTTTTCTGAGAGTGATCCAGCTGGGTCTATTTTTACCGTTTCATTAGCTTTTCCATCTCCGTCAAGGTCTATACCCGAGAAGGTGATAACTCCAGAGGTAAGGTTGCCGGCATTATCAAAGGAAATGGCATCATTCTTGGTGCTTATCTTTGTGTATTTCCCGTTATTAGGATCATAGTAGTAGAGAGATGCATCCCACTGCCTATTTTTAGAATCGTAGTTTTCGAATCTTACAAAAAACTGTCTGTCATTTCCGTCATAAACGGGAATGGGAATGTAATCGGTGTTTGTTCCATCTGAAGCATCAAGTTTTAGCTTGACGGCCAGATGAATTTCTGCCTCTCTTTGCTTGAAAATAATGTTTGCATCAGAAGAATTGTTAAGAAGACTGCTAAGTGTGTAGGCTTTTCCATTAACATCGTAAACAGTTGTATCTGCAAGGTCTGAAAAAGTAGAGTTTGACTGTCTTATTCTGAAGCCGGCATCAATTTTAGAAGTATGAACCGTTGAAATCGGAGTATCTGCATTGAGATTGAAAGAGAGAGCTCCCTTTGTAGTTTCCTTTGCAGGGATTACTTCAAAGTCTTTTAGATTAACATCTGTTAAGTTTGCAGGAGTAGTCGGGGCAAAAGTCCCGTCTTCACTTCTTCTGATACCTTGAAGTATCTGACCAGTGGGAGTAACAAGGTTCCCCTCTGAATCTACGCTGAACTCTCCGGCTCTTGTAAAGCGAAACTGGTCATTATAAGTATTGTAAGGGTCATCGTAGGCATTTGGGTCTCTAACTATGAAGAATCCCCTACCGTTGATTGCTAAATCTGTTGCTACACCTGTTGTTTCGAAAGCTCCTTGTGTCATGATGTTTTGGTAGTTTGATACATACGCTCCGTGTCCGACATAAGAAACATTTCCTCCTGCAACGTAAAAGGTATAGAGAAGGTCGGCAAAGTTAGCTCTTTGCTTTTTATAGCCAACCGTTTGGGCGTTGGCAATGTTGTTAGAGGTTGCGTCCAACGCTTTTTGCTGAGCTTTTGTTCCGCTGATGGCTGTGTAGAGAGACGGAAGCATCGCTTTCCTCCTTTAAAAGAGTTCCTTCAGCTTGAAACTTCAATGACATTTTCAATTGGAAAGGCTACATTTCCCAAAGTTATAGTTTCATCTTTTAAATTTACGACTGTAGCTATTCCAGTGGAGTAAAGAACTATGTCGTTGATTAAACTGCCGTTAGCAGTGGCTTCAACTTTTATCCGAAAGGTACCGTTTAACTGGTTGCCATACTCATCTTTCCCATCCCAAGATACGGTGTAAGTGCCTGCCTGTTGGTTTTGGAGTTCCCACTCTTTTACTACCTGTCCGGATTCGTTAAGAATTTTTATCTTGACAACTTCGGCACTTTCACGAAGTGTGTATTCGGCGGTAATAGAGCCGTCAGCCGATACTAAGTTACCTTTTACTTTTACTTTTTTTCCAAGAAGTGACAAAAGGTTTGTCTTGTTAAGACTTTCTATTACTTGGCCGAACTGCTTGAGAGTGTCTGTGAAGTTGTAAGTCTGCTCAAGTTCG
The DNA window shown above is from Desulfurobacteriaceae bacterium and carries:
- a CDS encoding flagellar hook-basal body complex protein, with the protein product MLPSLYTAISGTKAQQKALDATSNNIANAQTVGYKKQRANFADLLYTFYVAGGNVSYVGHGAYVSNYQNIMTQGAFETTGVATDLAINGRGFFIVRDPNAYDDPYNTYNDQFRFTRAGEFSVDSEGNLVTPTGQILQGIRRSEDGTFAPTTPANLTDVNLKDFEVIPAKETTKGALSFNLNADTPISTVHTSKIDAGFRIRQSNSTFSDLADTTVYDVNGKAYTLSSLLNNSSDANIIFKQREAEIHLAVKLKLDASDGTNTDYIPIPVYDGNDRQFFVRFENYDSKNRQWDASLYYYDPNNGKYTKISTKNDAISFDNAGNLTSGVITFSGIDLDGDGKANETVKIDPAGSLSENGLSDIMNILANELISSKWWADVGKDPADSGNTTRKVITFDGNGSIVSIKNYDETQDVDAVFELSLNKDLDGDGNNDTLKIDFSKTVLNTQLPKAVSFINKEGFDPKNPNSYGFSTALTVYDSLGNAHHVDFFFIKADKDDKLDNGIQNFNFWKWVAFVDGNFDSAVSSGGIQFNESGQIERLYDSNGNLVTDENGLPSTSFTLSIPPSMLTNGMPPNLPPNPNYAPSNPITMTLSFAGSTQLAEPSMIHSATQNGYSASQLIEISFEKDGTLVGHYDNGQKIELYKVPLADMPEDTLKRLSDNLWAFAPKVPLNNDPYSLIKMDFAQNSGLGEVIGGALEMSNVDLTQEFVDMIVAQRAFQANTKVITTDDEILQTVINLKR
- a CDS encoding FlgD immunoglobulin-like domain containing protein, with product MLTQLGDVLTTKDPKAIQTPESTTLQKDDFLKLLIAQIQNQDPIDPINPKEFTEQLTALAELEQTYNFTDTLKQFGQVIESLNKTNLLSLLGKKVKVKGNLVSADGSITAEYTLRESAEVVKIKILNESGQVVKEWELQNQQAGTYTVSWDGKDEYGNQLNGTFRIKVEATANGSLINDIVLYSTGIATVVNLKDETITLGNVAFPIENVIEVSS